One Ictalurus punctatus breed USDA103 chromosome 10, Coco_2.0, whole genome shotgun sequence genomic region harbors:
- the acd gene encoding adrenocortical dysplasia protein homolog, whose product MRRYRTESEPEPWIEQLIQNYGTEQRDFRVRAHVVGVSDLTESQRTDESDACMLFLSDGTVFIPAVLSAAAWEHMQEMEERDTCSGLDNTTVSVRKFQLNFHMDPELKSCQFYLSVNQIVTVGRVSRHHRPPSCTMLPSVRQQILKMWRSLMKESSVASMNSQSGLPLSCLMGAWHSDIIMDLLNDAIKKIAAPTVGHLGVATPTHWHRERLRCRSEECFSTPVSHLLIPEEQREMLTADPGVSSSSETPSGLAPPHVAETAKRPITTQDQGGDSATVGSHRPEHGHQLALNNTRPEVGCIGGGGESSEGESPWDMFCPAADLLATPSCSSESSLEPLTQQDSRSLLTNSGSAEESGNIVPPFQRPHPSPRSPAHPSDPTTTDVQLEPQTPSPLTPTKPTSAVCVEEQSPRDVPRKILHVSHTPPAKKSRVHSDGSSFSYTYEPCPNVASALRQCKVPEQLMRWAVAYLGTPQRPRILSSGVGLRKVPVLK is encoded by the exons ATGCGACGCTACAGGACTGAGAGTGAACCGGAGCCGTGGATCGAACAGCTGATTCAGAACTACGGAACAGAGCAACGCGACTTCCGGGTCAGAGCTCATGTAGTCGGG gtgagcGACTTGACCGAGTCTCAGCGCACGGATGAGAGCGATGCCTGCATGCTGTTCCTGTCTGATGGGACGGTGTTCATCCCCGCGGTGCTCAGCGCCGCCGCCTGGGAGCACATGCAGGA GATGGAGGAGAGAGACACGTGTTCGGGTCTGGACAACACGACGGTGTCGGTGCGAAAATTCCAGCTGAACTTCCACATGGACCCGGAACTG aaatcctgtcagtttTATCTCAGCGTGAATCAGATCGTCACGGTGGGACGAGTCAGTCGGCATCACCGCCCCCCGAGCTG CACGATGCTGCCGTCAGTCAGGCAACAAATCCTGAAGATGTGGcg GTCCTTGATGAAGGAGAGTTCAGTCGCTTCTATGAACTCTCAGTCAG GACTCCCACTTTCCTGTCTGATGGGGGCGTGGCACAGTGACATCATCATGGACCTCCTGAATGATGCAATCAAGAAAATAGCCGCACCCACCGTGGGTCACCTGGGGGTGGCCACGCCTACTCACTGGCACCGAGAGAGACTTCGCTGCAGG AGTGAGGAGTGTTTCAGCACTCCTGTGTCTCATCTCCTCATCCCAGAGGAGCAGAGGGAGATGTTGACAGCTGATCCCG GTGTGTCGAGTTCGAGCGAAACTCCGAGCGGCCTGGCGCCTCCTCACGTAGCTGAAACGGCAAAGCGGCCAATCACGACGCAGGATCAGGGAGGAGACTCGGCCACCGTGGGTTCCCATAGGCCGGAACATGGGCATCAGCTCGCCCTGAACAACACCAGACCCG AGGTCGGGTGtattggaggaggaggagagagcaGTGAAGGAGAGAGCCCCTGGGACATGTTCTGTCCTGCTGCTGACCTGCTAGCAACTCCGTCATGTTCTTCAGAga GCAGTCTGGAGCCGCTCACGCAGCAGGACAGCCGTTCACTGCTCACCAACAGCGGCTCGGCCGAGGAGTCCGGGAACATCGTTCCACCGTTTCAGAGACCACACCCGTCTCCGCGTAGCCCCGCCCACCCGAGTGACCCGACAACCACAGACGTGCAACTGGAGCCGCAAACACCGAGCCCCTTAACGCCAACCAAACCCACTTCAGCCGTGTGTGTGGAAGAACAATCCCCAAGAGACGTTCCCCGAAAAATACTACACGTGTCACACACCCCGCCCGCCAAAAAGAGCCGG GTCCATTCAGACGGCAGCAGTTTCTCCTACACGTATGAACCTTGTCCGAACGTCGCCTCGGCTCTCAGACAGTGCAA ggtccCAGAGCAGCTGATGCGGTGGGCGGTGGCTTACCTGGGGACTCCTCAGCGCCCGCGTATTCTCAGCAGTGGAGTGGGGCTGAGAAAGGTTCCAGTGTTGAAATAA